The Astyanax mexicanus isolate ESR-SI-001 chromosome 21, AstMex3_surface, whole genome shotgun sequence genome contains the following window.
ACCAGGAAACATGTTCTTTTTGCAATAATTTTGGTGATAGCGATGATAGTGTCCTTCATGTTTGGAATGTGGATGAATACATAAAGATATGCATTGAGACTTTCCTTATTCGTATTTCCTTATGCTTAACTTTTATTTGTTGCTTACCAACAGGTCATCAGTGTAGATCATCTCCTCGTTGGTGGCCTCCAGCATTGAAGTCATAGTCAGGTCCATTGGAATGATATTTATGATTGGTAATAGGGTCTGTTTAGTTGTTATTATAAATAACTGATAAAAAGTGATTTTCAATGGTAGATGTCATACTGGAGCACCAGCATTTCAGGTTAAAGCAAATCCTTTATACAATATCATAGCGCAAACCATGCTGAGGCCAAACATTAGCATTGCCGCTAATCTGCTCCAAACCTTCCAGGCCTGGTAGCTGGTTTTGTTAGCATTGCAGCAATTACCCCTGCCAAAACTGACTGTGAGAATTGCGACTAAACTGCTATCCTGGCTGCTGTCCCTGGTAGCATTGCGGGACCAACTCCTGCTgagactggctgttagcatcgCGGCAAACCAGTTCCAACCCTGCTGTGCCCGAATGTTAGCAATAATATTTGGAAAAATTTGGATGATCAATTTTATCTGAACGTTATAGCATGAATTGTGCCATCTTGCTTGCTGTTTTCTTTATACACTGATGTGAAAAATGTCAGATTTTGCACTTTTGTACAAGGTtgtagtataataaaaaaaagctgttcCACTGAAAATAAACCAGACAAACCATGTGTTATCAATTGTGATGCAAGtatattttttctcttatttatCTCTTAATATTCTAGTTTATTGAATCTTTATTTAAACGGGTTAATACTACTGACAAAAGACCTGGTAGAGAAAAAAGTATTCACACAGTAACaagttatattaaaaatatattaataaacaagAATATATTAACTTATTTTATAGGCAGTTCcagactaaagccctatccggacgggatttccactcgctgttgtgtttttacagtggatctccgtggaaacatgcgcccaaagtgtaattacggtgtgcggcagtggacaaatagctattttattaaaggtgaggagacgaaactcagagatgtgcttccaggcaggactaaaattactggaggagcacggagttcagagaaaaactgtagataattcagcctgtaattttctcagaggacgtctgaataaaatcacaggagataaaacataaaagagaacatTACCCCAAAACCTAGTGATATAGACAACTTGCCCAGAGGAAACACAAGAACACAAGGTTGAATATAACACAGAGAGATGAGTACAATTATTCTTAGTTAGGTTTTTAATTCTGTACAAATAAGTTGTACAGTCAAATAAAGGCTTAACAacacatattttaataaacacaagAATCTggtacacaaattacattttttgtgATTTTCAGAAAATCAACTGAGgtttaaaaatatacaaacatgTTCAAAATTATACATACATTCACTTAAATCACATATTCAGTGTGGCTAAAAATTCTACTCACCAGTAACTTCAAAATTAGATCTTAACCAGAAAGAACCTGAGAAAGTAAATGTATCTCATGACACGTATCTCATATCTAATCTTCCCATCTAACAACAATACTTTTTAAGGTCGACTCTTTAACACAACACACTTAAACGATTTGTTGTGGATTAAATTAGGAACATTTCCATCTTCTCAGTAACTGTTAAGCTGCATATctgccactagagggcagcattGGTAAAGTTGGGACTGTACATTTAAGCCATACATGTATATTAAAGCGTCAGCATTTGTTTTTTGGCTTTTAAATGGATTGAATTCTGTACACAGAATAAACCATACACTATATTGACTGTATTGCCAGAAATATTCGCTCACCCTTTTAAAATCACTGGAGCACACAGTGTTTGGAGGTTTTGAAGGTGTTGTGGGTAGTTGGGCAGTGGCGATAGGGGGATCAGAAGGAGTTTTAGGTAGTTAAGTAGTGGTGTATACAGATTTTAGTGGCTCAGTGGGGGTTTTGGGTAGTTGAGCAATGCGTACACAGCGTTGGGCGGTGGTTTACATGGTGTTTGGAGGTTCTGAGAGGGTTTTGGTTAGTTAGGCAGTGGCGTACTTAGCATTTGGAGGTTCTGAGAGGGTTGTGGGTAGTTGGGCAGTTGAGTACTCAGAGTTTAAAGGTTCTTAGGAAGTTGTGGGTAGTTGGGCAGTGGTGTTAGAAGGAGTTTTAGGTAGTTAAGTAGTGGTGTATACAGATTTTAGATGATCAGTGGGTAGTTTTGGGTAGTTGAACAATGCGTACACAGTGTTGGGCGGTGGTTTACATGGTGTTTAGAGGTTCTGAGGGAGTTTTGGGAGGTTGGCGGTGGTTTACATGGTGTTTAGAGGTTCTGAGGGAGTTTTGGGAGGTTGGGCAATGGCGTATACAGCGTTTGTATGTTCTGAGGAAGTTGTGTGTAGTTGGGCAGTGGCATTAGGGGGATCAGAAGGAGTTTTAGGTAGTTGAGCAATGATGTATGCATATTTTAGAGGATCTGAGGGGGTTGTGGGTAGTTGGGTGATGGTCTACACAGTGTTTGAAGGTTCTGAGAGAGTTTGGGTAGTTGAGCAGTGGCGTATACAGATTTTAGAGGATCAGAATGAGTTTTGGGTAGTTGGGTGATGGTCTACACAGCGTTTGGAGGTTCTGAGGGGGTTGTGGGTAGTTGAGCAGTAACATATACAGATTTTAGGGGATCAGATTGATTTTTCGCCAGTTGGGCAGTAGCGTATACAGCATTTGGAGGTTCTGAGGGGGTTGTGGGTAGTTGAGCAGTAACATATACAGATTTTAGGGTATCAGATTCATTTTTCGGCAGTTGGGCAGTAGCGTACACAGCGTTTGGAGGTTCGGATGGAGTTTTGGGTAGTTGAGCAGTAACATATACAGATTTTAGAGGATCAGATTGAGTTTTGGGTAGTTGAGCAGTGGCGTATACAGATTTTAGAGGATCAGAATGAGTTTTGGGTAGTTGAGCAGTAACGTATACAGATTTTAGAGGATCAGATTGAGTTTTGGGTAGTTGAGCAGTGGCGTATACAGATTTTAGGGGATCAGATTGAGTTTTGGGTAGTTGAGCAGTAACGTATACAGATTTTAGAGGATCTGAGCGAGCTGGGGGCTGCTGAATAGTATCATAAAGATGAGTTGTCTCTAAGTCTGACTGAAGTCTGGTGTCTCTGATCTCTTCGTAGGTTGGAGAAATCTGAGGAGAGAGATAAACTGTTACAAACAGAGAAAAAGTTTGGGACAGTACAGAAAAtgctttaatgtattatttttgatctgtatttgtttgttttatctgcCTAACATCATTTAATTTTGGTAAAACCTATTCATTCATGCATTAAAACAGgggcaattaaaaaaatatataaatatgtaagtCAAACCAGGTGATGTCAACAggtgattataatcatgatttggtaaaAAAAAGCAATATCCACAAAAGGCTGAGTCTCTGAGGAGCAAAAGTGAATATCTCTAGAGGATCTCTAGTTTGTAACAAGTACATGATAttgaaattttaatgttaaaGAAAGATTGACAAGAAAATTGCATATTTCTTACACTAAAGCCCAGAACTTCATTATACTATTTTACTACTGTTTTCTACTCAACTTTTTAGCTACAAAAGGAAATTAgccatttttattcattattaaccccagtaaaaaaataattaggtcTGAAGACATTCCCTTCAAAACCCCCAACATTCAGGTACTCACTTCAGAGTTGCTTCCAACAGCTCTTCTGTTTAATGAAGTGGCAAAACCTGCGCAACACAACAGCACACAGTATTAGACAATATCAGCTTGTCTAAATACCATGTCTAAAACCTGAAATATCAAATAATTGTATATGTGGATCCATTATTGCCAATATGTTTACCCTTCTTagtataatgttaaataaatgccACAAACTGGAAGTTTTGAAAGGATTGTTGTACTTTCTACAGATTTGATTGATAGGACACATTGGATTGACCAATACACAGTACAATGGTAGCTTCCAGTTAGATCAGAGCAGATCTGAAATAGAATTATCTCAGATTTACACAACTCAGTTGGTAGGTTAGTGAGATATTGTGTGCTATGTCACGGGGAAATAGCTTGTTGAAGCTTGTACAAATCTGGGATTGAACCCACAACACCCTGACATCAATATAGTTGAAATCACTGACACCACTGCGCTCTGGACCAAAGGGTTGCCTCTAAATAAGCAAGTAGCATCTAAACcacatgaaaaaagaaagaaaaattgcACAAATGTCTTATGATTAAATTTGAGAAAAGACGAGGCATTTAATCAAAGGAACACTgttccaactgttaagcatggtggtgggagttaCATGGTCCTCCCAGTGGAACTGGTACCATTGCACAAAATGTAccaaatagaaaagaaaaaagtagaaCTAGATGGTTTTAAACTTCACCACAATTGGACAATATCACACTCCCAACAGATCACAACATTATCAATCAACCATGGTGGAATAATAGGAATATAATGACTACAATGAATTTCAATTAATGTTTATGCAAGAGAAAATAACCTCGTGCTTTCATGCATCTGTAGACCAGGATTAATCCTCCAATCAGtagcagaacaacacacacaatcacagagatgatgatgatgatgacgataatAGAGGAATCTTCAGAGGAACatgaaaacagaacagaatgtaTTAAATCACAACACACACAGTTAGAAGATACACAGAGTCCTGTTCCAATGTCATTACTCATGACATCAGTGTCGGTGATGTAGGGAAAAGTAATTTTCATGCCAGTGTCCTGCATGGACTCTGTAAAAGACTCTTTATCAACCCTATCTGGCTTATTTCTGACCACACTGGTGGAGAATGTGggttaattcaaataaaaatgaagagaccacctgagttcctctgattttgctatttataggtttatgtttgagtaaaatgaacattgttgtttataaactatagacaacatttctcccaaattccaaataaaaatattttaatcatttagagcatttatttacagaaaatgtgaaatttatgaaataaaaaaaaaattcagaactttcagacctcaaataatgcaaagaaaacaagttcatattcataaagttttaagagttcagaaataatcaatatttggtggaataatcctggtgttttttaatcacagtttttttcatgcatcttggcatcatgttctcctcctccagtcttacacactgcttttggataactttatgctgctttactcctggtgcaaaaataattcaagcagttcagtttggtggtttgatggcttttgatcatccatcttcctcttgattatattccagaggttttttaatttggtaaaatcactcTGAAAAGAAActctgctctcttattttttataaacAGTGGTGGAAAAAATGCAGAGGAAATTTCACAGCAATTTTCCCAATGATCTTAAGACGatgttttatagaaaaaaaatccGCTATTATTGTTTCTCCACCTGTATTTGGTGCTGTTGTTGTGACTGTGACTGATGTATGTTCTATCATCTTTGTTGTGGTTTGATCTTGATTACAGTtggaaaatatggaaaatatgTAAATACAGAAAATGCACAAGGAAAATAGATGATTGCACAATTTCAGCAATCTCTTGCACGAAAACATATAACCGTATTAGGACAAATACTACATGCTGACCTATTATTGGTGCGTTTTACTGATGTATGGGAAAATTATCCAGACCTAAATCCTCTTACTTTCAACTTATTTCAGTTTTACTGCACAATAACACAATCAGTTGGCCTTAAACTATgtattataataaaacataaaacgttGGAAAGCCTAATCTGCAATAAAGACAGCAAAGATTAAGATTATAATAAACAGAGTGAGAACTTGATCATATAGCATATACTATATTTAGTGCTTGTTAATGTGTTgtttagtaatcattaataatctcctGTCATGAAATGAGACAAAgcaaataaaatagcatttctcaCCATTTCCTGACTTTCTAACTTGTAGATGAATCTGTGTGTAGAGGGATTCATAACTGACTGACTTTCCTCCCAAATCTGCTCCACAGTAATAAACTCCTCCATCATCTTCTCTCACATCACTGATTCTCACACTGAAAACTCCAGATCTTCTGTTATCAGAGATGGAGAATCTGTCTATCTGAGAATCAGTGGTTCTGATcactggatgaagagatttatttttatctttatataatcCCTTGCTGTGATTCTGAAACTCCTCTGGATAGGGACAGTTGATGGTGATGGTTTCTCCCAGATAACCAATCACCTCCGGCTTTGTTCCAGAACAACACGGACCTGCCAATCATACAGCGGTGATTAGCATCCAGTAATCTGATCACTATTATGTGACTTTATTTTAGGAATAAGcttgtttttgtaaatattaaattcGTGTGTATAATAACTACTAATGTCAATTATCTtgttaagtgtaaaataaaaaatatatttattctaaatgatacatataaagaAACCAATAAATGTTTATTGCATAGACATTGTGTTTCATTGCTGTGTTTTATATAAACAAAGGGAATTTTctttgaaataacaataaaaatgtgttttcatgGACAATGTGGGATGAGATGGCAGATGTAAATGCAAAtgaacaaaagcaaaacagaaagcaaacacaggTAAGGTAATGTAAAACCAAATAAGCAAGACTAAGAGAAATCAGCTATAAAGaccaaactaaagaaaacaaaacaccaGACaaagaacactgaaacaaaggggctccATATACACAGagagactgggaacacctggggtagataacaagggggcagggtaacaaacaaaacaaagaacaTAGCTAAAAACACAATCAGACCAGGGAAGACAAGCAAGAACTTTAGACAGgaagaaaaataaccaagaaaagaagaaacacaACAAACATGGGGTAACACTTTTAATTTCCGAAGCTACTATAACCAAGTttacgataaaaaaaaaagattaaaataaatatttttacccTCCTGTTACCTTCAAATGTACTAACATCTTTTATATTTCTGGTCAACTTAACCCCAGCAAATTTAAActacatatatttattatataataagttTATGtaacatgctatatttgtttgttgactactagaatagcatttaaaaaaaaattctacccCCCACCAAACCATCCTCTATATACAACAGAATACATGTAATGTGACTATGGAGAAATACGCACTTCACCATAAAATCTCACTGATTTACCTATAATTGAAAATAGAGATTTTATTTGGTACTttattgtctttatattattttacgtATTTTTGTGTAATCTAAAACATTTagaattaaaacatattttatgttattaacaataaatgatgttatgtaataacaaaagtttgggagaaggaccacgcccgaactctacgttctaactccaccccgtatcaatcaactgTCCTATAAATACCtaccctaactaactacctctcgtgacgaaaaattCGCAACCCACCttctccccaacaaccccctttttctactcttccacttctcattaaataaaaaggggggatataactgcacgcttcttcaagcacgcagttcagaactccagcccaaatttcccagagttccctcccctttttcttcctccttttctacttctataaggcgtggtccgcacttagcaaacaacaactattatgtttggggtcaatttgaccgcAGCCATTTTAAACAGCAGAAAATGATTCTATAATAATTAAAGTATTACCCAACTTTATGTCACATGCTAcatttgtttgttgactactcGAATAACCTTATTAAAAATTGAAATATAGTACCCCTTCCCTACCCACTCCATTTACATATAGAATACAGGTAATGTGACTATGGAGAAATATGCACATCACTATAAAATCTCATAGATTTACATACAATTGAAAATAGAGTTCTTATTGGTGTTTTAACGCTATTTGAACaccaaaataatagaacaaataCAACCAAGTACAACATCTATAACTAATCTAACGTTAGCTGAGTGGCTAACTTGCTAATTGTAGCACTCTGGCCAATTTAACTATAAAGAACTTCATACAGAGTGTTTGTTAATGTGACAATAACACAATAACGTAATCAATAATAGTatgattaactagctagttagctaaactaACATAATTGAATATATCAGAAAAAGGTTTATAAACTGAATTCTGGGTAATATTAGCACAGTGAAAACTAACTGTTGGAATTAGACATtagagatggaaagacagttttATCATTGAAACATATGGTTATGGGCGGAGCTAcacgtcatactgcaaccagccagcagaggcgctagacttGTGGAGCTTTACTTCTGAGAGACACAGTGTTATCTATGCTTTATACAGTTAATGATAAAAACAAGAATTGTATCAAATCAGTTACCTTCTTTCATCACCAGGTTCAGATCATGACTCCACCCACTAGCTTCTCCACACTGATATAATCCAGCATCTTTTGATGTCAGGTGTCTGATGGTGGCTGTAAGTACTTTATCAGAGTCATCATATAGAGAAAATCTGCCGTTATGAACCAGTGTGTTATACTGTCCATACTGAGTTTCTACAGAATCTCCACAGTCTCTGGTTCTTGGGtttaatttgcaaaaaaactTCTGTCCTCCTCCATAGTTTTCATCTCTGCAGGTTATTAGAACTCCTCCTCCTGGGTAGCCAATCACATCAGAGGAGCCCCCAATACCTGCCAATGACATTCAACACTTCACTCATCTCTCTGATCTCATTCAACACTTAAATAGAATACATTATAATaccatttataaataaaaattaaaccaatccCGATCATTAATGAATAAATCATTAATTATCAGAGTTTTCATTGctaactaataaattaaacaaCACCAGTATTATTGTTTTGCTTTACATATTTTTGAGGTTGGTATCGCTGATGAACTTATCtggtgcaacagagggaactcttgctctttccatgtgaaagaaaagtgtattaagtatatatttaaagtatactaaacttggaaaagtacatacttttaaaaatttaaatacgcacttaaaaacatactaaatgtactattttggaacaactcatggcaacttaagtatatttctgtTGTAATGAatcttaaatatttaaacacaacaaaaaagcattaaattgtgcttttgagtgctactttttttgtataacttctgcaaactttAGTAGATTTAAATatggtatgtgttttttaaacacctttttttaatatacttgaagtatattgtaaatgtactactttgcatattaatACACATATTGAGTACACCTTATgctaatgaaaaaacaaaaacgacACTAAAgttttaatgccactatatatattttctatcaacacaacgtataatttaaagcgcattgcttaaaaatacattttatggaaatacaaaaaagtatatttaatgagagttttcataaagtatattaaactgaaaaccagtgttgtgccagttcacagcttttctgaactagttcaagttcagttcatacatgctcaaagtgaacagttcaggttcaaagttcacagttttaattCTGAAATAGtacaaagttcagttcattttacttttttggtgagatattcaaataaatactattttttcacactacaagctagaaatcactatacgttcctTAAACTGCTGATTGTAGACGTTTGATCATGATACTGcgattgtgggtttcttaccagctgatgaaaatgttcataaggagaatcggttctgtctccgtgcatcacttccactagccattttttttaaataattgcagcgctttctctcacacttctctctctctttctgtagctctctctctctcgccctcgcgctccgtcattggtctctctctctcgcgccctcACGCTCcacgctctccgcgtcgttgccagtatgttattaactagccaacgttcatttacagggatgtctgccgttcatgacacatgaagtgaactaattcacgttcaagttctttattaaaaatgtgttgcgttcagttcaacgttcacgaaaaaatgagcgtgttcaatgaacgcgttcttttgttCTTCACTgctgctcttaagtatacttccttttcacaagggttcatttactggggtggtcctgatgagtgccaattccatcattattacattttgatggtctttgctgtgactgcacttgaagatactttcaaagctcctgaaattcttcttttcagactgaatgaccttcattttttcttaaaatatattttttctttacttttgagttgagtagtttttgcttctcataatctggattagaacattactcaaatattctctattcactgtatacctgtaactctacctcttcactactttactttaactgatgctctcaaacactttattaagagacaagaaattcaactaattaactcttgatgagttcagcacagctgttaactgaaagcctgaattccaggtgactctacctcataaagtttactaaataattccatatgtgtttttCTTCAGTTAAGACACTTGTTGCATGTTAAAAATACTGTTACTATTATTAATTTCACTGAATACTATTTCTATATATACTTAAATTGTCTTTAGCTAAAGCTGTGCAAACTGTCGTGGTAAAAATATCAcggtaattatattaattttaggAAATCAGTGTGTATATTTAATAGAGAACAAGGTCACTGTGCATAATTTAACATGTCTTTAACCCTAGATGAACCACGTTTCCATCAAATGCTTATTTTTGCTAAGATAAAATTAGTCATTGTTCGCTATGTCACTCAGCTTGCTGTAATGGGATGGATGATATAACATGCTTAAACtgagaaaatatgatttctgttctGTATAAACGAATTTTGTCCAACAGAGacaactcttgatcttcctttcctgggacggtcttgatgagtgccagtttcatctttataatgtttttgatggtctttgcgatgactgtacctgaggatactttcaaagttcttgaaatt
Protein-coding sequences here:
- the LOC103045991 gene encoding uncharacterized protein LOC103045991 yields the protein MKARGFATSLNRRAVGSNSEISPTYEEIRDTRLQSDLETTHLYDTIQQPPARSDPLKSVYVTAQLPKTQSDPLKSVYATAQLPKTQSDPLKSVYVTAQLPKTHSDPLKSVYATAQLPKTQSDPLKSVYVTAQLPKTPSEPPNAVYATAQLPKNESDTLKSVYVTAQLPTTPSEPPNAVYATAQLAKNQSDPLKSVYVTAQLPTTPSEPPNAV